One stretch of Aquimarina sp. Aq107 DNA includes these proteins:
- a CDS encoding PhoH family protein produces the protein MNELIIELTEINPREFFGLQNSNIQLLKKYFPKLKIVARGSKMKVYGDEEMLEEFDARLNMLLEHFGKYNKLDENVIERVLTSDTKADYETSAVSGETLVHGVGGKAIKAQTANQRKLVELTYKNDMVFAIGPAGTGKTYTGVALAVKALKEKQVKRIILTRPAVEAGENLGFLPGDLQEKLDPYMQPLYDALRDMISPEKLESFIEKGVIQIAPMAFMRGRTLDNAFVILDEAQNTTHAQMKMFLTRMGKNAKFMITGDPGQIDLPRRVTSGLKEALLVLKGVSGIGVIHLDDKDVIRHKLVKKVIAAYKEIENRND, from the coding sequence TTGAACGAACTTATTATTGAACTGACAGAAATCAATCCACGGGAGTTTTTCGGACTTCAGAATAGCAATATCCAACTATTGAAAAAATACTTTCCTAAGTTAAAAATTGTAGCTAGAGGAAGTAAAATGAAGGTATATGGAGACGAGGAGATGCTCGAGGAATTCGATGCACGCCTTAATATGCTTTTGGAACATTTTGGGAAATACAACAAACTTGATGAGAATGTTATAGAACGTGTACTTACTAGTGATACTAAAGCGGATTATGAAACTTCTGCAGTTAGTGGAGAAACACTTGTTCACGGAGTAGGAGGTAAGGCGATTAAAGCGCAGACAGCAAATCAACGCAAGTTGGTGGAATTGACGTATAAGAATGATATGGTTTTTGCTATTGGACCTGCAGGAACTGGTAAAACATATACAGGTGTTGCTTTAGCTGTTAAAGCATTGAAAGAAAAACAAGTAAAGAGAATCATACTTACACGCCCTGCAGTAGAAGCAGGAGAGAATTTAGGGTTTCTACCTGGAGATTTACAGGAAAAACTGGATCCGTATATGCAGCCACTATATGATGCATTACGTGATATGATCTCTCCAGAAAAACTAGAAAGTTTTATAGAAAAAGGAGTAATACAAATTGCTCCGATGGCATTTATGCGAGGACGTACTTTGGATAATGCGTTTGTAATTCTTGACGAAGCGCAAAACACTACGCATGCCCAAATGAAAATGTTCTTGACCCGTATGGGTAAAAATGCAAAGTTTATGATTACCGGTGATCCTGGACAGATTGATTTACCGCGTAGAGTAACATCTGGTCTAAAAGAAGCATTATTAGTGTTAAAAGGAGTTTCAGGAATTGGAGTAATACACTTAGATGATAAAGACGTGATCCGTCATAAATTGGTAAAAAAGGTGATTGCGGCATATAAAGAAATAGAAAACAGAAACGATTAA
- a CDS encoding phosphoribosylaminoimidazolesuccinocarboxamide synthase, with protein MNTITDTNYNFPNQKSVYKGKVREVYNINDDLLVMIATDRLSAFDVVMPKGIPFKGQILNQIATQMMKATEDLVPNWLIATPDPNVAVGHLCEPFKVEMVIRGYQSGHAAREYKAGKRMLCGVSMPDGMKENDKFPKPIITPSTKADNGEHDEDISREEILEKGIVSEVDYLVLEDYTRKLFQRGTEIAAERGLILVDTKYEFGKTKDGKIVLIDEIHTPDSSRYFYAEGYEERQQKGEAQKQLSKEFVRQWLISNGFQGKEGQQIPDMSNEYINSVSDRYIELFENITGTPFEKADVSNIDSRIEENVLTYLKTV; from the coding sequence ATGAATACGATTACAGATACCAATTATAATTTTCCGAATCAGAAATCAGTTTATAAAGGAAAAGTAAGAGAAGTATACAATATAAATGATGATCTGTTGGTAATGATTGCTACAGATCGTTTATCTGCATTTGATGTAGTAATGCCAAAAGGAATTCCTTTTAAAGGACAAATACTGAATCAGATTGCTACTCAGATGATGAAAGCAACTGAGGATTTAGTGCCTAATTGGTTAATCGCCACTCCTGATCCTAACGTTGCTGTAGGGCATCTTTGTGAACCGTTTAAAGTAGAGATGGTGATTAGAGGATACCAATCTGGTCATGCTGCTAGAGAATATAAGGCTGGTAAAAGAATGTTATGTGGTGTTTCTATGCCTGATGGGATGAAGGAAAATGATAAATTTCCCAAGCCTATTATTACGCCATCGACCAAAGCTGATAATGGAGAACATGATGAAGATATTTCCAGAGAAGAAATCCTTGAAAAGGGTATTGTTTCTGAAGTTGATTATCTAGTTCTCGAAGATTATACTAGAAAATTATTCCAAAGAGGAACAGAGATTGCTGCAGAAAGAGGATTGATTTTGGTAGACACTAAATATGAATTTGGAAAAACGAAAGATGGAAAAATAGTCTTAATAGATGAAATCCATACTCCAGATTCTTCGCGTTATTTTTATGCAGAAGGATATGAAGAAAGACAGCAAAAAGGAGAAGCCCAAAAACAGTTGTCCAAAGAATTTGTAAGACAATGGTTGATTAGTAATGGTTTCCAGGGAAAAGAAGGACAACAAATTCCTGATATGAGTAATGAGTACATCAATTCTGTATCGGATCGTTATATTGAGTTATTCGAGAATATAACAGGAACTCCTTTTGAAAAAGCGGATGTTTCTAATATCGATAGTAGGATAGAAGAGAATGTCTTAACGTATTTGAAGACTGTTTAA
- a CDS encoding DUF4174 domain-containing protein, whose translation MKNLVFLLLLLPIVSFSQDLNKHRWEDRLILIIADSYKNPKLVKQLKEFKNKSKNLQDRKLIVYQITPTSYQTGIDKNTSTKSSASYKKYNASNEDFKIILLGLDGGTKLKSNKVLSSVQIFDQIDQMPMRRQELRIKN comes from the coding sequence ATGAAAAACTTAGTATTTCTTTTACTCCTATTACCAATTGTATCTTTCTCCCAAGATCTTAATAAACATCGATGGGAAGATCGCTTGATTTTGATTATTGCAGATTCCTATAAAAACCCCAAATTAGTTAAACAACTAAAGGAATTTAAAAACAAATCCAAAAATCTACAGGATAGAAAACTAATAGTATATCAGATAACACCTACCTCCTATCAAACAGGAATAGATAAAAACACATCAACGAAAAGTAGTGCCTCTTATAAGAAATATAATGCATCCAATGAAGACTTTAAAATTATTCTACTTGGATTAGATGGCGGCACGAAGTTAAAGTCTAACAAAGTATTATCATCTGTACAAATTTTTGATCAGATAGATCAAATGCCAATGCGTAGACAAGAATTGAGAATTAAAAATTAA
- a CDS encoding putative quinol monooxygenase produces MIIRIVKLGFIPEQIDAFLENFHQNKDKIRNFEGCLHLKLIRDIHQTNQFFTYSHWESEEHLNNYRNSSLFKGVWANTKNKFNQKPEAWSVQEI; encoded by the coding sequence ATGATCATAAGAATTGTAAAATTAGGTTTCATTCCAGAACAAATCGATGCATTTTTGGAGAATTTCCATCAGAACAAGGATAAAATTCGAAATTTTGAAGGGTGCTTACACTTAAAACTAATAAGAGATATCCACCAAACCAATCAATTTTTTACCTATAGTCACTGGGAATCTGAAGAACACCTCAATAACTACAGAAACTCTTCGTTATTTAAAGGTGTTTGGGCAAATACCAAAAATAAATTTAACCAAAAACCAGAAGCTTGGAGTGTTCAAGAAATATAG
- the gldG gene encoding gliding motility-associated ABC transporter substrate-binding protein GldG — translation MLAVIRKEINTFFASSVGYLVIGIFLVLNGLFLWVFKGQFNILDSGFANLSPFFLIAPWILLFLIPAITMRSIAEERKQGTLELLITKPLPGWQIVLGKYFGSLLLIILALIPSLLYVITIHQLGNPIGNIDIGSTIGSYIALLLLCGAYTAIGTFSSSITNNQIVAFLVGVFLCFLFYFGFSGLADYQLLGATDYTIEQIGIQLHYERISQGIIDTRDIVYFISIIAFFVFLTTIILRQYPIKTILKFTSFAVITVIILNIGGNSLYNRFDLTVDNRFTLSEATENLLKEAEVPISIDVLLEGDFPSEFRKLQAETKQILEEFNAINSNIQYVFTNPIEEEEFRKETLEELQRLGLTPMEVSVQESGKTEIETVVPWAIMNYQNRSVKVALVKNTIGATTEERVNNSIQQLEYVFADALKKLIHPKKHKIAVIKGNGQLPDVKIADFIKTLQEYYFVGAFTLDSVASNPEKTLQDLQKFDLVINAKPTKPFSEKEKYVLDQFIMDGGKSLWLVESVGMEIDSLFTPQSQGSAVAFMQDLKLGDALFSYGVRINPVIVNDLYSAPLMLASGQGNDTQFTPHPWFYASLTKNSGNHPIVKNIESVKFEFSNQIDTLKNDLTKTILLTSSERSKLEGIPTEIRLDNIIGQKPDITGYTEGNHNLAVLLEGSFKSAYKDRVKPFKIIDGKDTSIETKMVVIADGDVIKNGIRKGRPITLGYDPYLNLQYGNKEFLLNTVNYLLDDSGLTQVRGKEINIAFLNIEKVVATRSFWQIINIVVPLIILGLFGVGFSFLRKRKYQK, via the coding sequence ATGCTTGCAGTAATAAGAAAAGAAATCAATACATTTTTTGCCTCCTCTGTAGGGTATTTAGTAATAGGTATATTTTTAGTTCTTAATGGACTTTTCTTATGGGTATTTAAAGGGCAGTTCAATATTTTGGATAGTGGTTTTGCAAACCTTTCTCCATTTTTTCTGATTGCTCCTTGGATTTTATTGTTTTTGATTCCTGCTATAACCATGAGAAGTATTGCAGAAGAAAGAAAACAAGGAACACTAGAACTTCTGATAACAAAACCCCTACCAGGATGGCAGATCGTTTTAGGAAAATATTTTGGAAGTCTTTTACTCATTATTTTAGCTCTGATCCCAAGTTTGTTATATGTAATCACAATACATCAGTTGGGAAATCCAATAGGGAATATAGATATTGGTAGCACGATTGGATCTTATATCGCTCTTTTATTGCTCTGTGGTGCCTATACAGCTATAGGAACATTTTCATCTTCTATAACAAACAATCAGATTGTAGCATTCTTAGTTGGTGTATTTTTATGCTTTCTGTTTTATTTTGGATTTAGTGGATTAGCAGACTACCAATTGCTTGGAGCTACTGATTATACTATCGAACAAATCGGAATTCAATTACATTACGAGCGTATTAGTCAAGGGATTATAGATACAAGAGATATTGTGTATTTTATCAGTATTATTGCATTTTTCGTATTTCTAACAACCATTATACTACGACAATATCCTATAAAAACTATTCTGAAATTTACCTCTTTTGCTGTCATTACAGTTATTATACTTAACATTGGAGGAAATTCTTTATACAATCGTTTTGATCTAACAGTAGATAATCGCTTTACTCTTTCTGAGGCAACCGAAAATCTATTGAAAGAAGCAGAAGTGCCAATTTCTATAGACGTTTTATTAGAAGGTGATTTCCCATCAGAATTTAGAAAACTACAAGCAGAAACTAAACAAATTCTAGAAGAGTTTAATGCTATAAATTCTAACATACAGTATGTTTTTACAAACCCAATTGAGGAGGAAGAATTTAGAAAAGAGACCTTAGAGGAATTACAAAGATTAGGGTTGACTCCTATGGAAGTTAGTGTACAAGAAAGCGGGAAAACTGAAATAGAAACTGTTGTTCCTTGGGCCATTATGAATTATCAAAACCGCAGTGTTAAAGTCGCTTTGGTAAAAAATACAATTGGAGCCACTACCGAAGAAAGAGTTAACAACTCTATTCAACAATTAGAGTATGTTTTTGCTGATGCTCTAAAAAAACTAATCCATCCAAAAAAACACAAAATTGCGGTAATCAAAGGAAATGGACAACTACCAGATGTTAAAATAGCTGATTTTATCAAAACGCTTCAGGAATATTATTTTGTTGGCGCCTTTACTTTAGATTCTGTTGCCTCTAATCCAGAAAAAACATTACAAGATTTACAAAAGTTTGATCTCGTAATTAATGCAAAACCAACAAAACCGTTTTCTGAAAAAGAAAAATATGTATTAGATCAGTTTATTATGGACGGTGGAAAATCGCTGTGGCTAGTAGAATCTGTTGGTATGGAGATTGACAGCTTATTCACACCTCAATCTCAAGGATCGGCTGTAGCATTTATGCAAGATTTAAAACTTGGAGATGCATTATTTTCTTATGGAGTAAGAATTAATCCGGTTATAGTAAATGACCTCTACTCTGCTCCATTAATGCTTGCCTCTGGCCAAGGAAATGATACTCAATTTACTCCGCATCCATGGTTTTATGCTTCGTTAACAAAAAACAGCGGAAATCATCCTATTGTTAAAAACATAGAATCTGTGAAGTTTGAATTTTCGAACCAAATAGATACTTTAAAAAATGATCTAACTAAGACCATATTATTAACCAGTTCTGAAAGATCAAAATTAGAAGGAATCCCAACAGAAATAAGACTTGACAATATTATCGGGCAAAAACCAGATATTACTGGTTATACCGAAGGAAATCATAACCTGGCTGTCTTGTTAGAGGGAAGTTTTAAATCTGCATATAAAGATCGTGTAAAGCCATTTAAAATTATTGATGGAAAAGATACAAGTATCGAAACGAAAATGGTGGTAATTGCGGATGGTGATGTGATTAAAAATGGCATTAGAAAAGGAAGGCCAATCACCTTAGGATATGACCCCTATTTAAATCTGCAATACGGAAATAAGGAGTTTTTATTAAACACCGTTAACTATTTACTAGATGATTCTGGACTAACCCAAGTAAGAGGTAAAGAAATAAACATTGCCTTCTTAAATATAGAAAAAGTAGTAGCAACTAGAAGTTTTTGGCAGATAATCAACATCGTGGTTCCACTAATAATTTTAGGGCTATTTGGAGTTGGGTTTTCTTTTCTTAGAAAAAGAAAGTATCAAAAATAG
- a CDS encoding RHS repeat domain-containing protein, with product MKIKNIFCTSVLFLFCALLQSQTVWYDIKESNKEDTIEQKSTASGEEPEFAANESTTSAIDGLSTGTINQANGKVNYSVPITSITSNRLTAGLDLSFNGSNAIKYVDYSNKMKATGVVGLGWNINTSKIIADNKQTGYRDDDEFFLLEGGLKKLICTKKTSANFYEFKVENLPNWKVFYYRSSNYWVITKDNGNTYFYGNSDTNTTTNANENIIRWKNWIGDSKATGGTLQTFAWNLSKISNQWNDKIEFFYETTNQAVQADNLGPKHTEASYLVRIESDSGEAIELNYLDKTNTNSIQEYYEPHTEINEPDAYQEQYEKKYLDNIVLKRSDGQQLSKHQLGYEIYGSDLFAKRYLTQITLNNSNNEPLNPQRFEYNTDGVFKGTIHKIKNTTGSEVTYQYENKFLYNNSPSYINHSYTSSSAHALSVFLKDNIIVRNVKGVTNPYFLVNTWNGENWIEEIFYYNKQSSVGAISFVEDDYMGYYFQNTCTIFCLDDDGYTWKEKTFDVPIIATEISQVITTDRYVIFVAKDGTMIPIVKSGKQWRKADSFNQEGNYDDVTIDNIKGKHLLFDGKAFSYQMDHTFRTETYDLASAPNCNLFPEDPYCTDYPNYPRDIILSDITLNEYEFSRNLIFNNVISGLDNRRNKYFFNGKDWIGPYYFAQYRYGINKLFASKASQSEDTTLKSVIFFDPNFNSFTEYDIEEHKYQPYEIGEYVIYENSIYKSNSNSIELIEEYDSNVLNEIGTYYRYDFQLGASGNDKLFVRKYGGQDEKFRYFYINPKNGEINRDELQISEYPASTKLSNSYYITRKGSNGTLKTFIQRFQDNMINQDIYDIVIKSINVYDGFNQNNITDYTFNEPRTLANNATYYREVITEKRGDGNSSIGKVFNYFNTGDLDIRKAGLLEKTVIKNIDGNIVKQTINSTVISPDLFEYNSENRPVFIGNRLLQNKKTTQTYFYENSQPNIITSIEEYEYNEKGLINKSKRTDSKGLIEEQNIEYAYENSNAFENVNMINAVSKRISKIDNKITGVTVAEWRNESGRLYPKKEYSGPNENDLRLTSEITKISNKGVVEETTNGKGLYAVNLSGYNYKRSVASIDNVRFSEVIENLDVSYNQLQNLNNNQLKIELIKLYSRLPNAMIKLSFYDDNGNITSEIDARQEEIKYHYDNFNRLDYITDSNDNVLKKNIYNYKTE from the coding sequence ATGAAAATTAAAAATATATTTTGCACCTCTGTTCTTTTTCTTTTTTGCGCACTTTTACAATCACAAACTGTATGGTACGACATTAAAGAGTCTAATAAAGAAGATACAATAGAACAGAAATCTACCGCTTCAGGAGAAGAACCAGAATTTGCAGCTAATGAAAGTACGACTAGTGCAATAGATGGTTTATCTACAGGTACTATAAATCAAGCTAATGGTAAAGTAAATTATTCCGTTCCCATTACATCTATTACATCCAATAGATTAACAGCAGGTCTGGATTTAAGTTTTAACGGATCTAATGCTATTAAGTATGTTGATTACTCCAACAAAATGAAGGCTACAGGAGTGGTTGGTCTAGGTTGGAATATCAATACTTCTAAAATAATAGCCGATAATAAACAAACCGGTTATAGAGATGATGATGAATTCTTTTTGTTAGAGGGTGGTTTAAAAAAATTAATCTGTACAAAAAAAACATCTGCAAACTTTTATGAGTTTAAAGTTGAGAACCTACCTAATTGGAAAGTTTTTTATTATAGATCTAGTAATTATTGGGTAATTACAAAGGATAATGGAAACACTTATTTTTATGGTAATTCTGATACTAATACTACCACTAATGCTAATGAAAATATTATTAGATGGAAAAACTGGATTGGAGATTCTAAAGCAACTGGAGGTACGCTGCAAACTTTTGCCTGGAATTTATCAAAAATTTCGAATCAATGGAATGACAAGATTGAATTCTTTTATGAAACTACAAATCAGGCTGTGCAAGCAGACAACCTAGGCCCAAAACATACGGAGGCGTCTTACCTTGTAAGAATTGAATCTGATTCTGGAGAAGCAATAGAACTTAATTATCTGGATAAAACAAATACAAATTCTATCCAAGAATATTATGAACCCCATACAGAGATCAATGAACCAGATGCATATCAAGAACAATATGAAAAAAAATACCTAGATAATATTGTTTTAAAGAGAAGTGATGGACAACAATTAAGTAAGCATCAATTAGGATATGAAATCTATGGATCAGATTTGTTTGCCAAAAGATACCTTACCCAAATTACCTTAAACAATAGTAATAACGAACCCTTAAACCCACAACGTTTTGAGTACAATACGGATGGAGTATTTAAAGGGACAATACATAAGATAAAAAATACTACAGGGTCTGAGGTAACCTATCAATATGAAAATAAATTTTTGTACAATAATAGTCCTTCCTACATTAACCATTCTTACACTAGCTCTAGTGCTCATGCATTAAGTGTTTTTTTAAAGGACAACATTATTGTTAGAAATGTTAAAGGTGTTACTAATCCGTATTTTCTTGTTAATACCTGGAATGGAGAAAATTGGATAGAGGAAATATTCTATTATAATAAACAAAGTTCTGTTGGTGCTATAAGTTTTGTCGAAGATGATTATATGGGGTATTATTTTCAAAATACCTGTACGATATTTTGCTTAGATGATGACGGATATACCTGGAAAGAAAAAACTTTTGACGTACCAATAATAGCTACGGAAATCAGTCAAGTGATTACAACGGATAGATATGTGATTTTTGTAGCAAAAGATGGAACGATGATCCCAATTGTAAAATCTGGTAAACAATGGAGAAAAGCAGACTCCTTTAATCAAGAGGGAAATTATGATGATGTTACTATCGACAACATTAAAGGAAAACACTTATTATTTGATGGGAAAGCATTTAGTTATCAAATGGATCATACATTCAGAACAGAAACATATGATCTTGCCAGTGCACCAAATTGTAATTTATTTCCAGAAGATCCATACTGTACAGATTACCCTAATTATCCTAGAGATATTATTCTATCAGATATCACTTTAAATGAATACGAGTTTTCACGAAATCTAATTTTCAATAATGTTATTAGCGGTTTAGATAATCGAAGAAATAAATATTTTTTTAATGGAAAAGATTGGATTGGGCCTTATTATTTTGCTCAATACAGATATGGAATTAACAAACTGTTTGCTTCAAAAGCAAGTCAATCAGAGGATACGACGCTTAAATCTGTAATATTTTTTGATCCAAATTTCAATTCTTTTACCGAATACGATATAGAAGAACATAAATATCAACCATACGAAATAGGAGAATATGTGATTTATGAAAACTCTATTTATAAAAGTAATTCTAATAGTATAGAGTTAATCGAAGAATATGATTCTAATGTATTAAATGAAATAGGAACTTATTATCGATATGATTTTCAATTAGGGGCATCTGGAAATGATAAATTGTTTGTTAGAAAATATGGAGGGCAAGATGAAAAGTTCCGGTATTTTTACATTAACCCTAAGAATGGTGAAATAAATAGAGATGAACTTCAAATTTCAGAATACCCTGCATCTACAAAACTATCTAATTCATATTATATAACCAGAAAAGGTTCTAATGGTACGCTTAAAACATTTATTCAAAGGTTTCAAGATAATATGATCAATCAGGACATCTATGATATTGTAATTAAATCAATAAATGTATATGACGGATTTAATCAAAATAATATAACTGATTATACCTTTAATGAACCAAGGACTTTAGCTAATAATGCTACTTATTACAGGGAGGTAATAACCGAAAAAAGAGGGGATGGTAATTCTAGCATTGGTAAAGTATTTAATTATTTCAATACAGGTGATCTGGATATCAGAAAAGCTGGATTATTAGAAAAAACTGTAATAAAAAACATAGACGGAAATATAGTAAAACAGACTATTAACTCTACAGTTATTAGTCCTGATTTATTTGAATACAATTCAGAAAACCGACCTGTTTTTATTGGTAATAGATTGTTACAAAATAAAAAAACTACCCAAACATATTTTTATGAAAATTCACAACCGAATATAATTACAAGCATAGAAGAATATGAGTACAATGAAAAAGGTCTTATTAATAAAAGTAAAAGAACCGATAGTAAAGGGCTAATAGAGGAACAAAATATAGAATATGCATATGAAAACTCAAATGCTTTTGAGAATGTAAATATGATAAATGCAGTTTCTAAAAGAATTTCAAAAATAGACAATAAAATAACTGGAGTTACTGTGGCAGAATGGCGTAATGAATCGGGAAGGTTATATCCTAAAAAGGAGTATAGCGGACCTAATGAAAATGATCTAAGACTAACTAGTGAGATTACTAAAATTAGTAATAAAGGCGTTGTTGAAGAAACTACTAATGGCAAAGGATTATATGCGGTTAACCTTTCTGGTTATAATTATAAGCGTTCTGTTGCTTCAATCGATAACGTGCGATTCTCGGAGGTCATAGAGAATCTTGATGTATCATACAACCAATTACAAAACCTTAATAATAATCAATTAAAAATAGAGCTAATAAAACTATATAGTCGGTTACCAAATGCCATGATTAAATTATCTTTTTATGATGATAATGGCAATATTACTTCAGAAATCGACGCAAGACAGGAAGAGATTAAATATCATTATGACAACTTTAATAGATTAGACTATATAACTGATAGTAATGATAATGTGCTAAAAAAGAATATCTACAATTACAAAACGGAATAA
- a CDS encoding four helix bundle protein — MKSKYHFKFEDLIIYNKAIEFGESVNNQIASFPKEEMYRLASQFIRAADSVALNIAEGSASSDAQFNRYLQMAWDSAHECIVCSTKAKLRGFIREDQDERNRSDITELSKMITSFKRHLKSKSNE, encoded by the coding sequence TTGAAAAGTAAGTATCATTTTAAATTTGAAGATTTAATTATTTACAATAAAGCTATTGAGTTTGGGGAATCGGTAAATAATCAGATAGCTTCTTTTCCGAAGGAAGAAATGTATAGATTAGCTTCTCAGTTCATTAGAGCAGCGGATTCGGTAGCATTAAATATAGCAGAAGGCTCTGCAAGTTCTGATGCTCAGTTTAATAGATATCTTCAAATGGCTTGGGATAGTGCGCATGAATGTATTGTTTGCAGTACTAAAGCAAAATTAAGAGGTTTTATTAGGGAAGATCAGGATGAAAGAAATAGATCAGATATTACCGAATTATCCAAAATGATAACCTCATTTAAAAGACATTTAAAATCAAAATCTAACGAGTAG
- a CDS encoding S-adenosyl-l-methionine hydroxide adenosyltransferase family protein, producing the protein MPIITLTTDFGIKDHFVSAVKGAIYTELPEATIVDISHEISPFHITEAAYIIQNAYKSFPKGSIHIVGIDSELNPENKHIAVQLDDHYFICANNGLISLIASEFRPEKIVEINIHDAIGTNFPVLDVFVAVACHIARGGTLEVIGKSISDIKLIKGITPIVNLGDKQIVGSIIYIDNYGNLITNITRKLFDDVGKGRAFKITARSAVFSTIYERYSDAINFDIEKSKREEDGKKLAVFNSSGYLELAIYKSNPKTVGGASSLFGLHFRDTVSITFE; encoded by the coding sequence ATGCCAATAATAACTTTAACTACTGATTTCGGAATCAAAGATCACTTTGTGTCTGCGGTTAAAGGTGCTATCTATACGGAATTACCTGAAGCCACAATTGTTGATATTTCTCATGAAATTTCACCATTCCATATTACTGAAGCTGCCTATATTATTCAAAACGCTTATAAAAGCTTCCCTAAAGGAAGTATTCATATTGTAGGAATTGATAGTGAACTTAATCCAGAGAACAAACACATTGCAGTACAACTTGATGATCATTATTTTATCTGTGCTAATAATGGATTGATTTCATTAATTGCTTCTGAATTTAGACCAGAAAAAATTGTTGAAATCAACATACACGATGCAATTGGAACGAATTTTCCTGTATTAGATGTTTTTGTCGCTGTGGCCTGCCACATTGCACGAGGAGGAACATTAGAAGTAATAGGAAAATCTATTTCTGATATTAAATTAATTAAAGGAATTACTCCTATCGTAAATCTTGGTGATAAACAGATCGTGGGTAGTATAATATATATTGATAATTATGGAAATTTAATTACTAATATCACTCGTAAGTTGTTTGATGATGTTGGTAAAGGAAGAGCGTTTAAAATCACAGCAAGAAGTGCTGTTTTTAGTACTATTTATGAACGGTACAGTGATGCCATAAATTTTGATATTGAAAAAAGTAAACGCGAGGAAGATGGAAAAAAATTAGCTGTATTTAATTCATCTGGGTATTTAGAATTAGCAATATATAAAAGTAATCCAAAAACTGTTGGAGGTGCCTCAAGTCTGTTTGGATTGCACTTTCGAGATACAGTGAGTATTACTTTTGAATGA